In the Pseudothauera hydrothermalis genome, one interval contains:
- a CDS encoding transglutaminase TgpA family protein, with product MVAERSAHRWLLLTAGLTLAPHTVHLPRWLAALCAMLLIWRGAQLWHLGRWRAPRLLLMAIALGVAAGIRLDFGHFFGKDPGIALLAAMLCLKLMEGDHTRDVRVAVLLCFFLQLGQFFYNQSLPVAALALAGAWLATITLLALHQPQAPIATQLGTGGLLFAQALPFMLALFILFPRVQGPLWGLPADAYSGVSGLSDTMSPGSISQLSLSDAIAFRAQFDGATPAPALRYWRGPVLTEFDGRTWRSAPSTLRNEPAYPPSGSSYRYTITLEPHNQRWLLALDYADAGLAGVHYTDDFQLLAPEPVRSRARFALRARPHTMVGIDERETVLAAALRLPSRGNPRARQLAQEFAKAGGGARDIVQRAIDHLRTGGYVYTLTPARLGDDTIDGFLFDTREGFCEHFASAFVFVMRAAGVPARVVTGYQGGAINPVDGVMVVRQSDAHAWAEVWLEGAGWQRIDPTAVAAPQRIEAGLGEAIRLGDPRPLLMRAELSWLRGLRNHWEALSNHWNQWVLGYNPDRQRELLARLGFVQAGWQTLAVMMSVAAGLLIAALLGWALRQRHRVDRLDRIWLAFCRQAARRGQARAQWEGPLAYAARLQAAFPARAAEIAQIAADYARLRYRAPGTAADLRALAQRIRRLQLP from the coding sequence ATGGTCGCTGAACGCTCTGCACACCGTTGGCTGCTACTGACCGCCGGGCTGACCCTGGCGCCTCATACCGTCCATCTGCCGCGCTGGCTGGCGGCCTTGTGTGCCATGCTGTTGATCTGGCGCGGCGCACAGCTCTGGCACCTCGGGCGCTGGCGAGCGCCACGGCTGTTACTGATGGCCATAGCCCTCGGCGTGGCCGCGGGCATTCGCCTTGACTTTGGCCATTTCTTCGGCAAGGACCCGGGCATTGCCCTGCTGGCCGCCATGCTGTGTCTCAAACTGATGGAGGGCGACCATACCCGGGATGTCCGCGTCGCGGTACTCCTTTGCTTTTTCCTGCAATTGGGGCAGTTTTTCTACAACCAGAGCCTGCCGGTCGCGGCCCTTGCGCTGGCCGGCGCATGGCTTGCCACCATCACCCTGCTCGCCCTGCACCAGCCGCAGGCGCCCATCGCCACGCAACTAGGTACCGGCGGATTGCTGTTTGCCCAGGCACTGCCCTTCATGTTGGCGCTATTCATCCTGTTTCCGCGCGTTCAAGGCCCGCTATGGGGCTTGCCCGCCGATGCCTACAGCGGTGTCAGCGGTTTGTCCGATACCATGTCGCCGGGCTCGATCAGCCAGCTCAGCCTGTCGGACGCCATCGCCTTCCGTGCGCAATTCGACGGCGCCACCCCGGCGCCCGCCCTGCGTTACTGGCGCGGTCCGGTCCTTACCGAGTTCGACGGCCGCACTTGGCGCTCGGCACCCAGCACATTGCGCAATGAACCGGCTTACCCACCCAGCGGATCGAGCTACCGCTATACCATTACGTTGGAACCGCACAACCAGCGTTGGCTGCTGGCGCTCGATTATGCGGATGCCGGACTCGCCGGCGTCCATTACACCGACGATTTTCAACTTCTTGCGCCCGAACCGGTGCGTAGCCGCGCCCGCTTTGCGCTGCGCGCGCGACCGCACACCATGGTCGGCATCGACGAGCGCGAAACGGTGCTGGCCGCGGCGCTGCGCCTGCCGTCGCGCGGCAATCCACGTGCGCGCCAACTGGCCCAAGAGTTCGCCAAGGCCGGGGGCGGAGCACGCGACATTGTGCAACGGGCCATCGACCATCTGCGCACCGGCGGCTACGTCTACACCTTGACCCCGGCCCGGCTTGGCGACGACACGATAGACGGTTTTCTATTCGACACCCGTGAGGGCTTTTGCGAGCACTTCGCCTCGGCTTTTGTCTTTGTCATGCGTGCCGCAGGCGTTCCCGCACGGGTGGTGACCGGCTACCAAGGCGGCGCGATCAATCCGGTCGACGGCGTCATGGTGGTGCGTCAATCCGACGCTCACGCCTGGGCCGAAGTGTGGCTGGAAGGCGCCGGCTGGCAGCGGATCGACCCGACCGCAGTGGCCGCACCGCAGCGCATCGAAGCCGGCCTGGGCGAAGCGATCCGCTTAGGCGACCCGCGTCCATTGCTGATGCGCGCTGAACTATCCTGGCTGCGCGGACTGCGCAACCATTGGGAAGCGCTGTCCAATCACTGGAACCAGTGGGTTCTTGGCTACAATCCAGACCGCCAGCGCGAGCTGCTGGCGCGCCTGGGCTTTGTACAGGCCGGCTGGCAGACTTTGGCAGTGATGATGAGCGTCGCCGCGGGGCTACTGATCGCAGCGCTGCTTGGCTGGGCGCTGCGGCAGCGACATCGCGTCGACCGGCTCGACCGCATCTGGCTGGCGTTTTGCCGTCAGGCCGCGCGTCGGGGGCAGGCCCGCGCCCAGTGGGAAGGTCCGCTCGCCTATGCTGCCCGCTTGCAGGCGGCTTTTCCCGCCCGCGCTGCCGAAATCGCGCAAATCGCCGCCGACTACGCCCGCTTGCGCTACCGTGCGCCCGGCACCGCGGCCGACTTGCGCGCCCTGGCGCAACGCATCCGGAGACTGCAACTACCATGA